The Arachis hypogaea cultivar Tifrunner chromosome 16, arahy.Tifrunner.gnm2.J5K5, whole genome shotgun sequence genome contains a region encoding:
- the LOC112754309 gene encoding 5'-3' exoribonuclease 3 isoform X2 has protein sequence MGVPAFYRWLAEKYPMVVVDAVEEEPVVIDGIAIPVDTSKKNPNNLEYDNLYLDMNGIIHPCFHPEDRPSPTSFDEVFQCMFDYIDRLFVIVRPRKLLYMAIDGVAPRAKMNQQRSRRFRAAKDAADAAAEETRLREEFEREGRKLPPKEESQTFDSNVITPGTEFMAVLSIALQYYVHLRLNNDPGWQNIKVILSDANVPGEGEHKIMSYIRLQRNLEGYDPNTRHCLYGLDADLIMLALATHEVHFSILREVVFTPGQDKCFLCGQMGHMAADCEGKAKRKAGEFDEKGDPIVVKKSYQFLNIWTLREYLEYEMKIPNPSFEIDFERIVDDFIFMCFFVGNDFLPHMPTLEIREGAINLLLAVYKKEFNALGGYLTKGSKPNLDRVEHFIQAVGAYEDRIFQKRARLHQRQAERIKRDKAHSRRGDDAQPQFQPESLVAVSRFHGSRLASAPTPSPFQQSGHHDPSSSGKDHRSASEALPKVAKLSSGATVAAAIVEAENSLEIDFQDNKDELKAKLKEVLREKSDVFNSQNAGEDKIKLGEPGWKERYYDEKFSAKTPEELEMIRKDVVLKYTEGLCWVMHYYYEGVCSWQWFYPYHYAPFASDLKDLGSLDINFSLGTPFKPFDQLLGVFPAASSHALPQPYRKLMTEADSPIIDFYPVDFEVDMNGKRYSWQGIAKLPFIDEARLLAEVTKVENLLTPEEKRRNAIMFDLLFVNSCHPLSACISTLDNKCRNMSDSERVDVKEQINPKESGGMNGFISLCGGEPCPPIFRSPVEGMEDIMDNHVICAIYRLPDAHKHITRPPPGVKFPKKTVTLGDMKPEPVLWHEDSGGRRGGGDNGRRNPPGSISGRELGDAAHRLVTNSLQAKGGNNGYRYPINGPPPSYAPPMAHQRLPPYNYESHPGYGAMPPSVMPPLQGQQPYRPYATVPTQQYGYNQPYQLPPPAMYNHHHQPPGSYERNNHQHPPRSNHYGRNHGSGGSGRDGYQPSGNNHNARYPNASQGAFGSHHQDVRHHGQGYQPSRHHQNWAPRNDENGPRDYGHQHSANQFSSLDRRGNRKPMPPPGYSRR, from the exons CTACATGGCTATTG ATGGTGTGGCACCGAGGGCTAAAATGAATCAGCAACGGTCTAGGCGGTTCAGAGCAGCAAAAGATGCAGCTGACGCA GCTGCTGAAGAAACTAGGTTAAGAGAGGAATTTGAGAGGGAGGGCAGAAAGCTTCCTCCCAAAGAAGAGTCCCAGACTTTTGATTCAAATGTCATTACACCTGGAACCGAATTTATGGCTGTTTTATCAATTGCGCTCCAGTACTATGTTCATCTTAGGTTAAACAATGACCCTGGTTGGCAGAATATTAAG GTTATTCTTTCAGATGCAAATGTTCCTGGTGAGGGGGAGCATAAGATTATGTCCTATATACGGTTACAGAGGAATCTTGAAGGTTATGATCCAAATACAAGACATTGCCTGTATGGTTTG GATGCTGATTTGATTATGTTGGCTTTAGCTACCCATGAAGTGCACTTTTCAATTCTAAGAGAG GTTGTATTTACTCCCGGTCAAGACAAATGTTTCCTGTGTGGTCAGATGGGTCACATGGCTGCTGACTGTGAAGGAAAGGCAAAAAGAAAGGCCGGAGAATTTGATGAAAAAGGAGATCCTATTGTGGTTAAAAAGTCTTACCAG TTTCTAAACATTTGGACATTGAGGGAATATCTGGAGTATGAGATGAAAATTCCGAATCCTTCATTTGAGATTGATTTTGAGCGAATTGTTGATGACTTTATCTTCATGTGCTTTTTTGTTGGCAATGATTTCCTTCCCCATATGCCTACACTAGAAATTAGAGAG GGTGCAATTAACTTGCTTCTAGCAGTATACAAGAAGGAGTTCAATGCACTAGGTGGTTATTTAACCAAAGGAAGTAAG CCAAATTTGGATAGAGTGGAGCACTTTATTCAGGCTGTTGGAGCTTATGAAGATAGAATTTTCCAGAAAAGAGCTCGATTGCATCAG CGACAAGCAGAAAGAATTAAGCGGGATAAGGCCCATTCAAGGAGGGGAGATGATGCCCagcctcaatttcaaccagagtCTCTAGTTGCAGTTTCACGATTTCATGGTTCTCGTCTTGCTTCAGCTCCAACGCCTTCACCATTTCAACAATCTGGGCACCATGATCCCAGCTCATCTGGGAAAGACCATAGGAGTGCATCTGAGGCGCTCCCAAAAGTTGCTAAGCTATCTTCTGGGGCAACTGTTGCTGCTGCTATTGTTGAAGCTGAGAATAGTCTTGAAATAGAT TTTCAAGATAACAAAGACGAATTGAAAGCAAAACTAAAGGAGGTACTTCGTGAGAAATCTGATGTATTCAATTCACAAAATGCCGGAGAGGATAAG ATCAAATTGGGAGAACCAGGCTGGAAAGAGAGATATTATGATGAGAAGTTCTCGGCTAAAACTCCTGAGGAACTTGAAATGATACGGAAAGATGTT GTTTTGAAATACACTGAAGGCTTGTGTTGGGTGATGCACTATTATTACGAAGGTGTTTGTTCTTGGCAATG gttttatcCTTATCATTATGCCCCGTTTGCATCTGATCTCAAGGACCTTGGGAGTCTTGATATTAACTTTTCACTGGGTACCCCATTCAAACCTTTTGACCAACTTCTTGGGGTTTTCCCTGCTGCGAG CTCGCATGCACTTCCTCAACCATATAGGAAACTTATGACAGAAGCTGACTCACCAATCATTGATTTTTATCCAGTTG ACTTTGAAGTGGACATGAATGGCAAACGCTATTCTTGGCAG GGTATTGCAAAGTTGCCTTTTATTGATGAAGCACGTCTTCTTGCAGAAGTTACAAAAGTTGAAAATTTGTTAACA CCAGAGGAGAAGAGGCGAAATGCTATCATGTTTGACTTGCTTTTCGTAAATTCCTGTCATCCACTTTCTGCATGCATAAGTACACTTGACAACAAATGCAGAAACATGTCCGACAGTGAGCGTGTTGATGTCAAAGAACAAATCAATCCCAAAGAAAG TGGCGGAATGAATGGTTTTATATCCTTATGTGGTGGAGAGCCTTGCCCTCCTATCTTTAGGTCTCCTGTTGAAGGCATGGAAGATATTATGGACAACCATGTCAT ATGTGCCATATACAGACTCCCAGATGCGCATAAACACATTACTCGACCACCACCAGGAGTTAAATTTCCAAAGAAG ACTGTGACTCTTGGGGATATGAAACCTGAACCAGTATTATGGCATGAAGATTCTGGTGGGAGACGGGGTGGTGGGgataatgggag GAGAAACCCTCCAGGATCTATTTCTGGTCGGGAGCTTGGAGATGCAGCACACAGATTAGTAACGAATTCCTTACAAGCAAAAGGTGGCAACAATGGATATCGCTATCCAATTAATGGACCACCTCCATCTTACGCACCACCAATGGCTCACCAAAGATTGCCTCCCTACAATTATGAATCACACCCAGGATACGGTGCCATGCCACCTTCTGTGATGCCTCCACTCCAGGGCCAGCAGCCTTATCGACCTTATGCTACTGTCCCTACCCAACAGTATGGTTATAATCAGCCATATCAGCTGCCTCCCCCGGCAATGtacaatcatcatcatcaaccaccTGGTTCTTATGAAAGAAATAACCACCAACACCCCCCACGATCAAACCATTATGGAAGAAATCACGGTAGTGGGGGAAGTGGGAGGGATGGATACCAACCATCAGGTAATAATCACAATGCCAGGTATCCAAATGCGTCGCAAGGGGCATTTGGTAGTCATCATCAAGATGTTCGACATCATGGCCAAGGTTACCAACCATCTAGACATCACCAGAATTGGGCTCCAAGGAATGACGAAAATGGCCCCAGGGATTATGGGCACCAACATTCGGCCAATCAATTTTCTTCTTTGGACAGAAGGGGAAACAGGAAGCCAATGCCACCACCTGGTTATAGTCGCAGATAA
- the LOC112754309 gene encoding 5'-3' exoribonuclease 3 isoform X1 codes for MGVPAFYRWLAEKYPMVVVDAVEEEPVVIDGIAIPVDTSKKNPNNLEYDNLYLDMNGIIHPCFHPEDRPSPTSFDEVFQCMFDYIDRLFVIVRPRKLLYMAIDGVAPRAKMNQQRSRRFRAAKDAADAAAEETRLREEFEREGRKLPPKEESQTFDSNVITPGTEFMAVLSIALQYYVHLRLNNDPGWQNIKVILSDANVPGEGEHKIMSYIRLQRNLEGYDPNTRHCLYGLDADLIMLALATHEVHFSILREVVFTPGQDKCFLCGQMGHMAADCEGKAKRKAGEFDEKGDPIVVKKSYQFLNIWTLREYLEYEMKIPNPSFEIDFERIVDDFIFMCFFVGNDFLPHMPTLEIREGAINLLLAVYKKEFNALGGYLTKGSKPNLDRVEHFIQAVGAYEDRIFQKRARLHQRQAERIKRDKAHSRRGDDAQPQFQPESLVAVSRFHGSRLASAPTPSPFQQSGHHDPSSSGKDHRSASEALPKVAKLSSGATVAAAIVEAENSLEIDFQDNKDELKAKLKEVLREKSDVFNSQNAGEDKIKLGEPGWKERYYDEKFSAKTPEELEMIRKDVVLKYTEGLCWVMHYYYEGVCSWQWFYPYHYAPFASDLKDLGSLDINFSLGTPFKPFDQLLGVFPAASSHALPQPYRKLMTEADSPIIDFYPVDFEVDMNGKRYSWQGIAKLPFIDEARLLAEVTKVENLLTPEEKRRNAIMFDLLFVNSCHPLSACISTLDNKCRNMSDSERVDVKEQINPKERYTCSGGMNGFISLCGGEPCPPIFRSPVEGMEDIMDNHVICAIYRLPDAHKHITRPPPGVKFPKKTVTLGDMKPEPVLWHEDSGGRRGGGDNGRRNPPGSISGRELGDAAHRLVTNSLQAKGGNNGYRYPINGPPPSYAPPMAHQRLPPYNYESHPGYGAMPPSVMPPLQGQQPYRPYATVPTQQYGYNQPYQLPPPAMYNHHHQPPGSYERNNHQHPPRSNHYGRNHGSGGSGRDGYQPSGNNHNARYPNASQGAFGSHHQDVRHHGQGYQPSRHHQNWAPRNDENGPRDYGHQHSANQFSSLDRRGNRKPMPPPGYSRR; via the exons CTACATGGCTATTG ATGGTGTGGCACCGAGGGCTAAAATGAATCAGCAACGGTCTAGGCGGTTCAGAGCAGCAAAAGATGCAGCTGACGCA GCTGCTGAAGAAACTAGGTTAAGAGAGGAATTTGAGAGGGAGGGCAGAAAGCTTCCTCCCAAAGAAGAGTCCCAGACTTTTGATTCAAATGTCATTACACCTGGAACCGAATTTATGGCTGTTTTATCAATTGCGCTCCAGTACTATGTTCATCTTAGGTTAAACAATGACCCTGGTTGGCAGAATATTAAG GTTATTCTTTCAGATGCAAATGTTCCTGGTGAGGGGGAGCATAAGATTATGTCCTATATACGGTTACAGAGGAATCTTGAAGGTTATGATCCAAATACAAGACATTGCCTGTATGGTTTG GATGCTGATTTGATTATGTTGGCTTTAGCTACCCATGAAGTGCACTTTTCAATTCTAAGAGAG GTTGTATTTACTCCCGGTCAAGACAAATGTTTCCTGTGTGGTCAGATGGGTCACATGGCTGCTGACTGTGAAGGAAAGGCAAAAAGAAAGGCCGGAGAATTTGATGAAAAAGGAGATCCTATTGTGGTTAAAAAGTCTTACCAG TTTCTAAACATTTGGACATTGAGGGAATATCTGGAGTATGAGATGAAAATTCCGAATCCTTCATTTGAGATTGATTTTGAGCGAATTGTTGATGACTTTATCTTCATGTGCTTTTTTGTTGGCAATGATTTCCTTCCCCATATGCCTACACTAGAAATTAGAGAG GGTGCAATTAACTTGCTTCTAGCAGTATACAAGAAGGAGTTCAATGCACTAGGTGGTTATTTAACCAAAGGAAGTAAG CCAAATTTGGATAGAGTGGAGCACTTTATTCAGGCTGTTGGAGCTTATGAAGATAGAATTTTCCAGAAAAGAGCTCGATTGCATCAG CGACAAGCAGAAAGAATTAAGCGGGATAAGGCCCATTCAAGGAGGGGAGATGATGCCCagcctcaatttcaaccagagtCTCTAGTTGCAGTTTCACGATTTCATGGTTCTCGTCTTGCTTCAGCTCCAACGCCTTCACCATTTCAACAATCTGGGCACCATGATCCCAGCTCATCTGGGAAAGACCATAGGAGTGCATCTGAGGCGCTCCCAAAAGTTGCTAAGCTATCTTCTGGGGCAACTGTTGCTGCTGCTATTGTTGAAGCTGAGAATAGTCTTGAAATAGAT TTTCAAGATAACAAAGACGAATTGAAAGCAAAACTAAAGGAGGTACTTCGTGAGAAATCTGATGTATTCAATTCACAAAATGCCGGAGAGGATAAG ATCAAATTGGGAGAACCAGGCTGGAAAGAGAGATATTATGATGAGAAGTTCTCGGCTAAAACTCCTGAGGAACTTGAAATGATACGGAAAGATGTT GTTTTGAAATACACTGAAGGCTTGTGTTGGGTGATGCACTATTATTACGAAGGTGTTTGTTCTTGGCAATG gttttatcCTTATCATTATGCCCCGTTTGCATCTGATCTCAAGGACCTTGGGAGTCTTGATATTAACTTTTCACTGGGTACCCCATTCAAACCTTTTGACCAACTTCTTGGGGTTTTCCCTGCTGCGAG CTCGCATGCACTTCCTCAACCATATAGGAAACTTATGACAGAAGCTGACTCACCAATCATTGATTTTTATCCAGTTG ACTTTGAAGTGGACATGAATGGCAAACGCTATTCTTGGCAG GGTATTGCAAAGTTGCCTTTTATTGATGAAGCACGTCTTCTTGCAGAAGTTACAAAAGTTGAAAATTTGTTAACA CCAGAGGAGAAGAGGCGAAATGCTATCATGTTTGACTTGCTTTTCGTAAATTCCTGTCATCCACTTTCTGCATGCATAAGTACACTTGACAACAAATGCAGAAACATGTCCGACAGTGAGCGTGTTGATGTCAAAGAACAAATCAATCCCAAAGAAAG GTATACGTGCAGTGGCGGAATGAATGGTTTTATATCCTTATGTGGTGGAGAGCCTTGCCCTCCTATCTTTAGGTCTCCTGTTGAAGGCATGGAAGATATTATGGACAACCATGTCAT ATGTGCCATATACAGACTCCCAGATGCGCATAAACACATTACTCGACCACCACCAGGAGTTAAATTTCCAAAGAAG ACTGTGACTCTTGGGGATATGAAACCTGAACCAGTATTATGGCATGAAGATTCTGGTGGGAGACGGGGTGGTGGGgataatgggag GAGAAACCCTCCAGGATCTATTTCTGGTCGGGAGCTTGGAGATGCAGCACACAGATTAGTAACGAATTCCTTACAAGCAAAAGGTGGCAACAATGGATATCGCTATCCAATTAATGGACCACCTCCATCTTACGCACCACCAATGGCTCACCAAAGATTGCCTCCCTACAATTATGAATCACACCCAGGATACGGTGCCATGCCACCTTCTGTGATGCCTCCACTCCAGGGCCAGCAGCCTTATCGACCTTATGCTACTGTCCCTACCCAACAGTATGGTTATAATCAGCCATATCAGCTGCCTCCCCCGGCAATGtacaatcatcatcatcaaccaccTGGTTCTTATGAAAGAAATAACCACCAACACCCCCCACGATCAAACCATTATGGAAGAAATCACGGTAGTGGGGGAAGTGGGAGGGATGGATACCAACCATCAGGTAATAATCACAATGCCAGGTATCCAAATGCGTCGCAAGGGGCATTTGGTAGTCATCATCAAGATGTTCGACATCATGGCCAAGGTTACCAACCATCTAGACATCACCAGAATTGGGCTCCAAGGAATGACGAAAATGGCCCCAGGGATTATGGGCACCAACATTCGGCCAATCAATTTTCTTCTTTGGACAGAAGGGGAAACAGGAAGCCAATGCCACCACCTGGTTATAGTCGCAGATAA